Genomic segment of Euleptes europaea isolate rEulEur1 chromosome 6, rEulEur1.hap1, whole genome shotgun sequence:
ggacttccctttgcagaagccatgctgatttccccttggagctatttccctcagggagGGACTACCGGTTTCACTTCCCTATCTCAGGATTCTCCTTGATCCTACACGCCTCTCCTTCTTCCACTCGAGCTGCCAACCTCTAACAGCCACTCTCAACTACAACTCTCCTAGGTCAACCATagaattcttttttcccctcagaaCCCCCTGTCAATCAAGGTTCTCAGACCAGTATAAAGCATCTGCAGTTAGCTGCCCATCACAGTCACATATatgggttagtagatcaacaatctcacatttgagttccctgaGAACTCTCAGGTTTATGCCACCTGGACCTGGAGACTTATTGATTTTTAATTTCACCAATAGGACTAGAATTTCATGTCTCGTCATCTTAATCTGAGTCcattcttcagactcccttcctgaaaacagTGGCTGTGGCACTATTCCACATGTTCCACAGTGAGCACAGAAGCAAAAAATGAGTTGAGCTTTtgtgccatctccccatcttcctttagcaatccctttatgCTTTGGTCATCCAAACTACTTCTCTGGTTGAATGCTGAACTTCCTAGCATTGTGGTCACAATTCCCTTGACCTtatattacaacagatctccagtcaatagagatcagttcacctggagaaaatggccactttggcaattggactctgtggcattgaagtccccccctccccaaaccccacactcctcaggctctgcccacaaaacctcccgccggtggcaaagagggacctggcaaccctaacacggGGCAATGCCCTGGCTGTCCCTGAAAACTCCATGGTACATTAGtacttaccatagagttttgggcggCAGCCAGAGTGTCCATCAGTGTGCTTACATCATATCCAGGTTTTTAGCCAGATGTGACATTATGCATTTCTGTCCCCGGTCCTTTCTTTCACCAGTCCTGTAAGCAAAGATGGGAAGATTGGCCCCCCGGCATGTGTCCTCTATAGGggtgcctacctccaggtacaagctggagatctcctgctattacaactgatctccagccaatagaaatcagttcacctggagaaaatggccgctttggccattggactctatggcattgaagtccctctcctccccaaaccccgccctcctcaggctttgccccaaaaacctcccaaaaaaccctcccaaaaatctccaaaaaATTTGGGACATAAGTATAGCTGAAATTTTCCAAACATTGGCAGTGCAGCTTCTTTACTGCCAAAATCAATGATACATGGAATAAGAATGGCAAAGATGATCAGAAGAGATTGAGAGCCTGTCCTACAGCTAAGCTGGAAGGAGATCCCTGAAGGAAAGAGTCAGGAATCATTTATTTATACATCACAGTCAATTCAAAACAAAGGTTTCATTGAAAATTCCATAATTACTTTTTAATGACTAAGGCCTTGAACATAATAGTTTTTTGGGCTCTTGCCATGGGGTTCAGCTGGGGTTGCTGGTGCTCGGAGCGATATGGCACAGCCTTCAAGGCCTTGTTACCTTGGAAAGATTCACGTCTGATCATTAATATATTCACGGGAATACTCATTCAGTTATTCAGCCAAAGATATTTGTAAAATGCCTTTTGGGAAGGAGTTGAAAGAAATGGAGTCAGCGATATTTGATGGCAATCTTCTGTACACCAGGCTGTACCTTAAGCCATTCGGCAAAGCTACAATGGTGCTTTTCGACAGTGTATTGATGGGTGTGGCATAAGTAGGCCTTATGGAGGGTCTTTGATGGCTTAGCACTTCTGCTTCGTCCATGGATtggcttgttgtgtgtgtgttgttaaaatacgtgtgtgtgtgtgtgtgtgttaagtgccgtcaagtcgcttctgactcatggcgaccctgtgaatcaatgtcctcaaaaatgtcctatctttgacagccttgctcaggtcttgcaaaatgagtactgtggcttcctttattgagccaattcaactcttgttggatcttcctcttttcctgctgccctcaacttttcctagcatgactgtcttttctagtgactcgtcttctcacaatgtgaccaaaatatgacagcctcagtttagtcattttagcttctagggtcagcttcaggcttgatttgatctataacccactgattagtttttttggcaatccatggaAGTTTTTTGAAGGCAAGTGAAGCCCAGGAGGACACTGATTATAAGTAGCCATTTTTATAGCGGTAAACTTTGTTTCAGTGGTGCACTGAAAAATACGAAATAGGGggaagtgctttttttttttatcaggtCAACTGTTATCAGTGAAATTGTGGAAGAATTTGAGCTTCACAGAGAACTTGACTCAACTTGCGACTTTTgatttgttttgaactttgacaTTGTTCTATTTCATTTTAGTTGGAACACTGCTTACAAGAAGAATTGAACTCGATATTGCATATATATTGTGTGACTTAACACAATGAAATGGTTTCTTTTGTATATGTTAGTAAAATGAACATCAATGAATTGTGAATTATATCTTGTATCATTACTAATTAATTGGAGCTCACGTGCTGAATTTGTCATACAACTGTGTTAATACAGCATAGGTTTTGTTTTTgtctaagtacctggaggttggcaaccctaattaaaacccAGCCTTAAAGTAACCCCTTGCTATTTAGAGGACAAAGAGTCTGCAAGTACTATTAGATGGCAGTATTTCTGTGGTGATCTTTTTTGCCAGAATTATCAAGAACAGATTACACCTTTACGGATTAGTGTTCTAACCAAAATCTtgtgtgcagttttttaaaattggtgTCTTTTGCTCCAATGCCAACAGTGGCTTGAGCCCTGCATTATGATTTGCAAATGGGGCAGAGGCGTCTTCCTGTGCTTCACTTACCTTCAAAAAACTTCTCCCCAAGGGATGGGTTGTGCTGTGACTGTTCTCGGCTGGAAGGCCCTGGCCATCCCTAACCAATCCTCTTATGTCCCACTGTGGAATATATGCACATAGATGTGTGTAAGAGTCCTTGCACCTGCTGAATGGACAAATCGTACCCTTACTTTGGCACCTGCATGCCTGATTCTGGGACCTGCTGCCTCAATGCTACTGTTCGTAGGAAATGTCCACCAAGTTGGATCTGATCAACAGGAAGCCTGGTGTGTTTGAAACAAGGGCTAGGATTCTCTGGAGGGAATCAAGGAAGACAGCGTCTAAGTGAGGAAGTTGAAAAGTAAATATCCACATGTTGTAGAATCAAGCACTGATTCCGAGTCCCATTCGCATTATTgcgttttttcttccttttccatcAGTGCTGGAGATTACCTTTGAAAACAGATAATTGTATAAAATGCTGAGCACAGTGTTTCCAGAGCCTCTGGCGCACTGCATGAAGTGCTTGTAAACTACCCCTTCTGTTAATGTAATCAAGGATACATTTTCAAAGCAATGTGACCACATTATTGGTGCAAACAAACCATCTTCACAAATAAGAGGATATAAGCATGTAACAAAAATTTATTTGCTTTGACCTAGGGAGGCTAACTAAAGAAAATGGCAGCACGAGGACTCAAATAGAAAAAGAGGACAAATTCCAAAATATATAAGTTagacattcatttcatgctaacTGGAAATAAGCAATATGATATATACAGTGAACCAACAGTATTTGAAGTTCAAAATATACAGTGAGGCAACTGTGAAACACAATCATATATACAAACAGAGGCCAGTAGCCTCCAAGTACAACAGTGCCCCACCCTCAGTTCCAAAACGGAAAGGTTCAATCACGAGGTAAGAGCAAAGTCTGACGGATACTCGCCCGAAGATGAGGGTTCAAAATACTAGCAGCTGGAGTACGTGTGGCTAGTCATACATCCACGTTTTGAAAGGCTTCTTCAGCTCAATGTGGTATTCAAGCTAACCGGCAACACTCCAAAACTAATTGTATTCCGTGTTTCTGGTATGGACCGTCACGTTAGGAGAAACAGCGCCCTGAGTACAAATTGTAATGGCGCTTAACTCCTTTCTACGGCAGTCCTAGGGAGGGACAAATATTTCCCTATGACTCGTAATGATATTACAATAAAATGCCATGCAGTTTAGCCCAACATCCTGCTGCAGGCTTGAACCACATTAAATTGCTGTCCAAGAAGAATTTTGCTCATGTGACCCATGCTCACCCCGATATATTTCTTTGTCTGAGGTGGCTTTTGCTAGCAGGCCAGGTTGAGAAAGGGGGCTTGGCCAAACAAAACCTATATTGCTGCTTCAAATGGCTCCCCCATAAGGCTAATTTCCCACCATGGCTGTAAAATGATTCACTCCAAATACAGATATTAACAAAAACTGTGGTTTCAGAGCTCAGTTGAATCCTCTGTTCCCACAGCACCAAGAAGCAATCCCTATTGGGACAaaagttttttaaataaattgtcTTGTTTACAGAAAAAGATTCAGGAACATCTCGATTCTATAGGCATACCTACACCATCCAGATCTTTGAAAGGAGATTTGGACACTGGTGGACTTGGTGAGAAGAAGAAGGTATCTCTGCTTCTTGTCCAGTGTTTTAATTGTTCtccttatatttttgtatgtattttagctctggttttagttgttttaatgatgcatttttgttggtcttgatggttttaagatgtgatttgTATTATATGTTTTGTGGTCTTTTTGAAGGCAGGGAGGTGGGTTAAAAAGTCtgtaaaatatgtaaataaatataaccTGCCTCTGAGACTCCCAAGGAATCTGGCTGGCCATTGTTGGAATCAGAATACTgggccaaatggcccttggtctgTTTCAGTAAGTACATCCTTATGCATGgctcatatatagggttgccaacctccaggtactagatggagacctcctgctattacaactgatctccagccgatagagatcagttcccctggagaaaatggccgctttggccattggactctatggcattgaagtacctcccctcctcaaaccctgccctcctcaggctccgccccaaaagtctcccgctggttgtgaaaagggacctggcaaccctactcatatggCTGTCCATGAAACTGAAGGATTCGGTTTATTACCTCATTGTACAAGCTAAACatccatgaagctgtcttctagtgagtcacagcccattcctgagctgaagcgtacggggacggtggggaagaggcgcagcgatgcctcttcctaagctgtttcctctacgccgttaaacaaaacaaaaaaagcctttgtttaactggggcttttcgccccattgaaaacagcgaggctgcgcctgctaaatagccAAAAGTGGCCAAGAGTGGCTAGGAAGCCAACCAAGAGGCGGCTCCGCCCACCCCCCTGCCCCTACATGGCCTCTCTATGCCgttgccggcgccacggagaggctgcgccagcggaggggggaggcgcagtcccgcgGCACTTGGCCcccagcgggactggcctcgccgccagagtGAATGCGTGcaatcgcgtgattacacgcatttacgcctgcggcgaggtcacaccgcctcctatctactttcagccccattctcaggaatgggctttcagACTACTGGTCTCGGAAGGTGATCATTACctcctctggcagcagctctctggggtctgaTATAGAATTTTTTCCCTGTCACCCGCTTTTTGAGCTTTttaaccggggattgaacctgggaccttccacatgcagagcagttgctctactgctgagccccaGCGGTCCCCCAAGCAAGTTGGGGGTTCTGCTTGCCCCAGCACTGAGATGAGAAAAGCCGTCTTTGAAAAAAATGCTTTCCGTCCTTCATGGACAAGCAGGCAGCAGGCTGTGAGGTAGCAGCCGTAATTCACTGCTGAAGAGAGGGCCAAGCGTAATTGCAATGCtgtgctgtttttaaaagattCCAGTGGGTTGTTTTGATTAAAGGATACAACTGTGAAGTATATATTGCCCTTGTTATCTGTATTGATGGAAATCTCTATATTGCATATGTCAGGCgtcaaaatgcattttaaagctTACATAATACCTTGAGCGAAAACCATAGTCTATTCATTCAAGGCAACTTGTACAATAATCGCTTTGCTCCCGTCTAGTCATTTTATTTTCTATTATTGTTAATAGCTGTGAATTGCACATCAAAAATACATCATCCCCAAATGCAGCTATTAGAGTGGCAGAAAAACAGGTCATTCTGGGAGACAACTGATGCGGATGTGCTGCCCTCTAGTGGATTGTGGATGGAAAAGACAAGAGAAAATCTTCCCAGCACTGCAAGACTCCTGAGGTGTGTAAGATGTATTCCATTAATTCCTCCACCATTCCCTCTCCACCACACTGCATCACCCGATTCACCAGTCAGGTGGATCTACTGCCAGCCCAGCAACCAGAGAGGACAATATGATCATTTCCCATGCATTTTTAATTCCTAACTGTTCCAATTGTATGTAAAGTCCTACAGTCATGTGGCCCAGTTGTTTCTTACAAGTCGCTTTGGATTCTTTgtgggaagggtttttttttttaaattaatcacTACATTTTCTTGCATGGTGCATCACAAGGGGATGAATGCTGCTGTTTCCAAGTCTGTCACTGATGAGACCCAGATCTATTTATTACAAGTCAGCAAAGCTGCTGTATCAGGTGCCTCTAGACCATTACCTGTAACCAGTGTTATGCATCTAAACAGGTTTCTAAATAGGTACCTTCTTATGTAAAGAAAAAAAGCATTCAGAAGCATAACTGCATGAAGAAAACAACTGTTcatttattgctgtttttgttttgcttttttaattaaagagaAACTAACCTTTGTTCGTTACAGGAAATGAAGAGAAGAGATATAGACATAGGCAGTAATCTTTACTGTGGCTTTCTTTAACTTCAGACTTAGTGAGTGACATATAACAGAATGGGAACATTAATTATCCTTCACCCAAACACTAATTCTCCTTATTTGTAGCCATTGCTGTTGTGGAGCTGTGGCTTGTATTCGAAGGCAATCTATATCATCCACGCTACTGATACCTTTCATTTCAAAGAGTCCATTGTGAAAATTCCCTAGATGGACAAAAAGCAAACATGTCATACCATCCTGGGTATGGATTTTGAGTCTCCCAGTTTCTACATAACCAGACTGCAGAATGTCCTTGTTATATTCAGCTGACCCGGTGTAAATCTGAATCTTTTGAGGAACGATTGGGGATGCAAAAACAACGGTGAAGAAGCTCTGTGATGTAATGTTCTTTCCCCAAAAAAGCCCTTTTGCGGGGGGACACACTTTCTCCGGTATGTAATCTTCAAATACAGGTATGTTTGTGAAACACGAAGCAAAAGGGAAATCTCCCAAATCTCCATTATCTTCTTGAAACTCGGAGTCTTGCAACTTGTTTTCCATATTATGAAATGAAGACGTTCTACCTACATGCTGGAAGAGAGAAGGCCTAAAGATAATAAGGTCTTCCTGAGTCTGGGATTTGTGGAAAAGCTGAAGAAGCCAGTCTCCAGGCATCTGATCATAGAACATCAAGAGGAACCGGGCCAGTTTAACAAGATCTGAACTATGGTAGAGTTTTCCTATGTAGCCCAGGCTTGAAAATGCTACAGTGGTCCAAGATTTCGCCTCCATTTTGACATAGTTTTGTATAATCAATACAAAACTGTTGGCACAGACAATATCATCTTCCAGCATCAAATAATACCAAGACAGATTGGCACAAAAGTTAAGTAAATAAGCATAGTCCACATTTTGTTTGGATCGATACAGTGCTTTCCCCTCAGTATCCGCGAAAATCCCTTTCATACGACTTAAAGGGGGATAACCAGTTAAAGAGCTTTCTATAACAAGGAGTCGCCCTTCATTCACAAGCTCACCAAACTGAGCCTCAATTTCCTTGGCACTTTGCTCATTTAATTTAGAATCATTATTGGCTAGGTATATAACGATCGTGATCAGATCCCGTTCTTCTGGCTTGCAGTGGCTGAAAATGGACTCAAGAGTCCTCAGCAAATATTGTTCTCTCTCTCTATGGACAGACGAGATTCCAATGGTCAAGAATTCTGAAGAGGCAAAAGAAAAATATAGTAATATTTGACATCCACAAAATACTTGCCACATGACCAAAGCCCTTCACACGTATTATTTCAGTCATTCTTAGGATGAACAAgaatgacacatgaacacatgaagctgccttatactgaatcagacccttggtccatcaaagtcagtattgtctactcagaccggcagctctccagggtctcaggcacaggtccttcacatcacctacttgcctagtcccttaaactggagatgctggggattgaacctgggaccttctgcatgccaagcagatgctctaccactgagccacagcccctctaactTGACTTGACTCATGAGTTTGTAGGAAAGGTAAGATTCAATACAGAGGCCTGTGATCGACTCCATGCTGCTCTGGTGGATTTTCACCATGCTGGGGCAAGCCCTCCTTTGCAAGGGATTGCAGTGGCAGTTCAAGCCTGCCTGAACCCCATGCAGAACTGGCCCCAAGCCAGCAGCTTACAATGCAGAGCTCCAAGCTCATGGCTTCATCGTGGCAGTCCACCAGCATGACTGCTTGGAGGTATGAAGTAGCCCTATAAGGGCCAAACTGTATGCAACATTGGGAGTCTCCATCTCCACAGAGCCCaagcatttgttttctttttaaactacAAGGGGCCCTGATTTGGACTAGAACTAGGCAGGAGAGGGAGGGTTCCTCTGTTCTCCTCAGTGCTGTTTTCCAAATTTGAAGTGACCTCATGGAgcaacgactactgctgaaagttaaaagagaaagtgccaaagcaggattacagctgaacatcaagaagacaaaagtaatgactactggagaattacacaactttaaggttgacaatgaggaaattgaaattgttgaagactttctattccttggctccatcatcaaccaaaagggagactgcagccaagaaatcagaaggagattgagactgggaagggcagccatgaaggagcaataaaagattctgaagtgtaaggatgtgtcactggccaccaagagcaAGGTAATGCATGCCAttctattccctattactatgtatgggtgtgaaagctggaaattgaagaaagctgataggaagaaagtggattcctttgaagtgtggtgttggaggagagtgttacggataccatggactgccccaaaaaacaaatcagtgggttttagatctaatcaagcctgaactgaccctagaagctaaaatgactaaactgaagctgtcgtactttagacacattatgagaagacaagagtcgctggaaaagacaataatgctaggaaaagttcagggcaataggaaaagaggaagacccaacaagagatggattgacacaataaaggaagccatagccctcaatttgcaagatctgagcaaggctgtcaaagataggacattttggagggcattgattcatagggttgccatgagttggaagtgacttgatgacacttaacacacacacaacaagccaATCCATGGATGAAGCAGAAGTGCTAAGCCATCAAAGACCCTCCATAGTTCTGccgtacactgcattggtcaggctgcacctggagtgttatgtgcagttctggaagcctcacttcaaaaaggatgtggacagaatagagcgggtgcagaggagagcaacaaggatgattaggggcctggagaccaagccctatgaagaaaggctgggggagttgggagtgtttagtctggagaagaggaggttgaggggggacatgattgttctctttaagtatttgaagggatgtaacttagaggagggcagggaactgttcctgctggcagcagaggatagtacatgcaataatgggtttacattgcaggcgaaaaggtaccggctagatattaggatttttttttttttacattaagagttgtttgacagtggaatcagctacacagggaggtggtgtgctccccctcactggaaatttttaagcagaggttggacaagcacttgtcagggatgatctaggcCGATccagcattaagcagggagttagACTCTATTATTTCAATTGATTCCATTTCTCGTGAGTTTTATGTAGGcttgccagcactgccttggaaaatgccaggagattttgagttcagtgcctggggagggcagagtttggggaagataCAACATCATTtatgggtgacactctaggaattctcccTGATTTCTATAGTAAAGATCATCGAGAAATGGGAAAACTCCTAGAGCATAGAGgccattttccagccattttcCCCCAGCTCCTCCATTTCTCAAGGGTGGAAGATTGGGGCTGAGAGCAGTGGTTACCTGATGCAGGTGGGAAACAGAAAGGCTCCTTTTATGGCATATATTTCAGTAATCGGAAACTGTGTAATGCCCATTGAACTGTTTAGGATTCATTGGGCAAACAAAtgttcaaaaaaataaaacacatggGAAAAAAATTTCAAGAAAAAAAGGTTAGTTCATGTATTTTAGATTAAAGAGATACTTAGGAAGTTTGCAGCACAGTTGCTAGATCAATTGCTTTTTTCATTTAGATTATTGTGTTCCACATACCTGTTGCTATAGCCGTAATAGCCTATACTTactttttttagttggaggatatccCAAGAGATATTTATATGGTATAGGTAAGGGACCCATCACATGTTCTATTACAGTGAAATTTGGATTTCGTGGCATCTTCCCTATAACATTTTCCAGGTTGATGGTCTCCTTTTCTTCTGCATCcttgaacataaaataaatatcGTTTTCACCATTATCAGCACTTACCCTATCCTATGATGTTTTGGCATTTTCTGAACTTTGCAACATTTAAATTGCTCTCAGTAAAAACCACACATAGACATTCCTcagtaaggccttttatgcatgggtagttagcTTCGAGATCACTGCCAGACTGATTCAGGCCTTTGTTGGGATTAGGCATGGTTTTTTCTgatctttagaagtcacttcactccccaggttttcaggatgctgttttgctaCGAGTTTTACGTCTTCCCAGAGTCCAACTTGATACAAATCGGTGCCACTTCAATGCATAGGTTTAACTTCGAGTTTGTCTCCCCGCTCCCCACCATTCTGCTTCTCtctcctactcctccttcccagccctccccttgaagctggaATATTAGATGCTGCTTATTTGGGCAGTTTCACAGTGACTGTTATCAGTTTCAGATCTCAGGGATAGATTTtccaccctccccttatacatGTCCTTTTGGGGCACTTCTCCCTCTTTGTCTTTCCCCCCTCGTCCCTCGAAGCTACCTTGTATGCGAGTGCAGGGCTGCAGAGAGAAACTCTGGGACAGTCACAAAAAACCGATACATCTGTTTATTTATCCAACTGCATGATAATTGCCattctccatttcttttcctgttcAGCTGACCCCCACCTGTTTTTGTTTGTTAGTGAACTTTTAGTGATTTTAGTGATATATTTATCATTTTATTGCTAAAATTGCACTCCCAaacaaaaataaagggggggggtgtctcgTGCTTGGGTCCTGAGATAAATATGGGTGTGATCCTCTGCTTTGGTTGTAAAATGGCTACTCAGCTCAGTTAAAATGGAAGAATCCCAACACAGGGCTGGTGATGACGTCTACTCAAAAAACCcatcagccaattacaaagaaacaattccggggcgggggggggggagactcatgCCTGTGTTGATGTAAGGGAGGTGTCCAGCTGTGTAACAACAACAATATCGGTGACCACTCCCCCACTAGTTCAGGAGCTTCACATTTTTGCTGGGGAAATATGCATCGCAGAGATTACCCTTGGAAGTTCTTCGAGGCAATTAGCccttttgagaattcgaatgggaaaactgtgcgtctagagagcagcaaatccagcgCAAACTtccaatgcataaaaggcctgtaagACCTGCACTGCATAttgcatttgttgttgttgtttttaattaaatctaGTTTTGTGAAATGCAGATGACCCTATGGAGAACAGTGCCCACTACACTTGGAGTTACCCACCTGAAATCCAGATTTTTCTATTACTGGACATTTGCATTGCTCTTTGCCTTGCTTCCAAATTATGACAAGGAATATGGAAAGTAGTCCAAGAAGAAAAGACAATCTAGAGAAAGTTCTCCAGTAGCAAGCAAATGGCGACTTGAAGTTTCTAGATTTCATTGTAGTTTTTCACTCTGGGTCTgttcaaatggagaaaaaatcTGTTAGTAATTTGATATGAAAACAttaaagcagagaagaagaagaagaagaagaagaagaagaagaagaagaagaagaagaagaagaagaagaagaagaaagaag
This window contains:
- the LOC130479722 gene encoding alpha-1,3-mannosyl-glycoprotein 4-beta-N-acetylglucosaminyltransferase C-like, whose translation is MKSRNFKSPFACYWRTFSRLSFLLGLLSIFLVIIWKQGKEQCKCPVIEKSGFQDAEEKETINLENVIGKMPRNPNFTVIEHVMGPLPIPYKYLLGYPPTKKKFLTIGISSVHREREQYLLRTLESIFSHCKPEERDLITIVIYLANNDSKLNEQSAKEIEAQFGELVNEGRLLVIESSLTGYPPLSRMKGIFADTEGKALYRSKQNVDYAYLLNFCANLSWYYLMLEDDIVCANSFVLIIQNYVKMEAKSWTTVAFSSLGYIGKLYHSSDLVKLARFLLMFYDQMPGDWLLQLFHKSQTQEDLIIFRPSLFQHVGRTSSFHNMENKLQDSEFQEDNGDLGDFPFASCFTNIPVFEDYIPEKVCPPAKGLFWGKNITSQSFFTVVFASPIVPQKIQIYTGSAEYNKDILQSGYVETGRLKIHTQDGMTCLLFVHLGNFHNGLFEMKGISSVDDIDCLRIQATAPQQQWLQIRRISVWVKDN